A genomic region of Papaver somniferum cultivar HN1 chromosome 7, ASM357369v1, whole genome shotgun sequence contains the following coding sequences:
- the LOC113300621 gene encoding uncharacterized protein LOC113300621, with the protein MSLKILTWNVRGLNSNSRRTLVHKMIQMIKALIIILKETKMMQCSSWDIKQICGYKNVGWTLQQSIGSTGGMLTLWDRDLVEVSDSLVGNYTLSILCTNKMDNFRLILAKVYGPIKPVERTTFWGELDNIYSYWNDLPWCLGGDFNTITKCDEKKNCNKITSSMKNFNEFIIEHDLIDLPLKGARYTWSNGQTNPVMCRLDRFLISPSFEQHYPFVSQLDKARPTSDHIPLVLDISDPSWGPTPFRFEVM; encoded by the coding sequence ATGAGTTTAAAGATCCTTACTTGGAATGTCAGGGGTTTGAACTCAAACAGCAGAAGAACGCTGGTTCATAAGATGATTCAAATGATAAAGGCTCTAATAATCATTTTGAAAGAAACTAAAATGATGCAGTGTTCTTCGTGGGATATAAAACAAATCTGTGGGTATAAAAATGTTGGGTGGACGTTGCAACAATCAATTGGAAGCACAGGAGGTATGCTTACTCTATGGGATAGAGATCTAGTAGAAGTCAGTGACTCCCTTGTAGGCAATTACACCTTATCCATTCTTTGCACTAATAAGATGGATAATTTCAGATTGATTCTCGCAAAAGTATATGGTCCAATTAAACCGGTTGAAAGAACTACGTTTTGGGGGGAGTTGGATAACATTTACAGTTATTGGAATGATTTACCTTGGTGTCTTGGTGGTGACTTCAATACTATCACCAAGTGTGATGAGAAGAAGAATTGTAACAAGATTACTAGCAGCATGAAGAATTTCAATGAGTTTATTATTGAGCATGATCTTATTGATTTGCCTCTAAAAGGTGCAAGATATACTTGGTCAAATGGACAGACAAACCCGGTTATGTGCAGACTTGACAGGTTCCTTATCTCTCCTTCCTTTGAGCAACACTATCCTTTTGTGTCCCAACTAGACAAAGCCAGACCCACCTCTGATCATATCCCTTTAGTTTTAGATATCTCAGACCCATCTTGGGGACCTACTCCTTTTAGATTTGAAGTCATGTGA